From the Candidatus Polarisedimenticolia bacterium genome, the window ACCGCTTTGGTCTCGGACTCGGACTTCGGCTCGGTGAGCAGACCCACCCGCTCGAAACCGGCCTCGTTGATCGTCATCATCACTTCCTTGACGTCGCCGTACTTCAGGAATTTGTCCGCCTTCACGTAGACGATCTTCTCGGGGCTGCGGTCGTGGATCTCCTGCATGGCGGAGAGGAGCAGCTCCTTGGAAACCGGGTCCTTCTCGATGTAGAGACGGTTGTCCTTGGTGATCGCCACCGTGAGGGTATTGGCGCTGTCGGGCTTCTTCTCGGCTGCGGCGGCCGCCGGGAGCGTGATGTTGACTCCCTTCTGGAGCATCGGCGTGACGACCATGAAGATGATCAGCAGCACCAGGCAGACGTCCACCAGCGGAGTGACGTTGATGTCCGATTTGACGTCGCCGGCGCCCTGGTTACCTGCTTGCATGGGCCCCTACCCCCTGGCCGCGGACCGGAACGTTCTGCTTCTTGATGAAGAAGTCGACCATTTCGGAGGAGGAGTTGTTCATCTCCAGCACGAAATAGTCGACGCGGCCGGTGAAGACGTTGAAGATCCAGACGGCCGGGATCGCGACGAACAGTCCGAACGCCGTGGTGATCAGGGCCTCGGAGATACCGGCGGAAACCGACGCCAGTCCGCCCGATCCCGAGGA encodes:
- a CDS encoding biopolymer transporter ExbD encodes the protein MQAGNQGAGDVKSDINVTPLVDVCLVLLIIFMVVTPMLQKGVNITLPAAAAAEKKPDSANTLTVAITKDNRLYIEKDPVSKELLLSAMQEIHDRSPEKIVYVKADKFLKYGDVKEVMMTINEAGFERVGLLTEPKSESETKAVKH